From the genome of Acomys russatus chromosome 27, mAcoRus1.1, whole genome shotgun sequence, one region includes:
- the Ccdc194 gene encoding coiled-coil domain-containing protein 194: MAEPGPEPGRAWRLLALCGAAVFLAAAAAGGALVAWNLAASTARGPRCPEPEQVNSTVWPPDSAPEVEELRRRLAEAEQRQESLVWRLQRAEGNRMELEVALKACKDHQSRLQAQLKALKSEMDQAEARGTQMGLENGELAEALARWEAAAAESKQHLEEALQRAGAAKADGEACLGREVALTERVYALEAELGALRRGSRPRLRSGPKSKPSVRSRPRSGPTKGCRRPPRDLQ; encoded by the exons ATGGCAGAGCCGGGCCCGGAGCCGGGGCGCGCTTGGCGACTGCTGGCCCTATGCGGGGCTGCGGTGTTCCTGGCGGCGGCCGCGGCAGGAGGGGCGCTGGTGGCCTGGAATCTGGCGGCCTCGACGGCCCGGGGTCCCCGTTGCCCCGAACCCGAGCAGGTCAACTCCACGGTGTGGCCCCCAGACTCGGCGCCCGAGGTGGAAGAACTGAGGCGGCGGCTGGCCGAGGCTGAGCAGCGTCAGGAGAGCCTGGTCTGGCGGCTGCAGCGAGCAGAGGGCAATAGGATGGAGCTGGAGGTGGCGCTCAAGGCCTGCAAGGATCACCAG AGCCGCCTCCAGGCCCAGCTGAAGGCCCTGAAGAGTGAGATGGACCAGGCGGAAGCCAGAGGCACGCAGATGGGGCTGGAGAACGGAGAGCTGGCAG AAGCCTTGGCGCGCTGGGAGGCAGCTGCCGCTGAGTCCAAGCAACATCTGGAAGAGGCGTTGCAGCGCGCAGGCGCAGCAAAGGCAGACGGCGAGGCCTGCCTTGGCCGCGAGGTGGCGCTGACGGAGCGCGT TTACGCCCTGGAAGCTGAGCTCGGCGCCCTGAGGAGAGGGTCGCGCCCCCGACTCCGCTCGGGACCTAAGTCCAAGCCCAGCGTCCGCTCCCGACCGAGGTCTGGACCCACCAAGGGCTGCCGGAGGCCACCTCGCGATCTCCAGTAG
- the Plvap gene encoding plasmalemma vesicle-associated protein, which translates to MVLSMDRSPYSRAGDGARGCWYYLRYFFLFVSLIQFLIILGLVLFMIYGNVHATTESSLRATEIRADSLYSQVVGLSAKQANLSKQLNISVLAKDSFMQQLLNARRELERINASFRQCHGDLLTYKSYNQFIAAIILSEKQCQEQLKASNKTCEALLFKLGEKAKTLEMEVAKEKAVCAKDKESLLEGKRLAQEQLEACGKAREWQQKEKQVAEEQLRKVQNLCLSLDHEKFHADALNVWRDSLMQRSLEGLGYHYSPLVPDFGALRRSCELLPGVVSSKVEELARGLRAGIERVARENAELQRQKMELERTVQGAKEVQARAGAEAQARESQLRAECARQAQQSLEEKATLRAQLDGLARELEARKRELEQLRTEVEVRINALDTCLKAKSQPVVLPRLTGPAAPNPPPIDPASLEDFKKRILEAQRPPVLNPAAPPRCFKERTAVRWHHIDSFCSDWNGTLPVYEAPTAQLSP; encoded by the exons ATGGTGCTCTCCATGGACCGCAGCCCGTACTCCCGCGCGGGGGACGGGGCGCGTGGCTGCTGGTACTACCTGCGCTATTTCTTCCTCTTCGTGTCGCTTATCCAGTTCCTCATCATCCTGGGCTTGGTCCTCTTCATGATCTATGGCAACGTGCACGCCACCACCGAGTCCAGCTTGCGGGCCACCGAGATCCGGGCCGACAGCCTGTACAGCCAGGTGGTGGGTCTGTCGGCCAAGCAGGCTAACCTGAGCAAACAGCTAAACATCAGCGTGCTCGCCAAGGACTCCTTCATGCAGCAGCTGCTGAACGCAAGGCGCGAGCTGGAGCGCATCAACGCCAGCTTCCGCCAGTGCCACGGCGACTTG CTCACCTACAAAAGCTATAATCAGTTCATTGCCGCCATCATCCTGAGCGAGAAGCAGTGCCAGGAGCAGCTGAAAGCGAGCAACAAAACCTGCGAAG ccttgCTCTTCAAGTTGGGTGAGAAGGCTAAGACACTGGAAATGGAGGTGGCCAAGGAGAAGGCAGTGTGCGCCAAGGACAAGGAGAGCCTGCTGGAGGGAAAGCGGCTGGCGCAGGAGCAGCTGGAGGCCTGTGGCAAAGCGCGGGAGTGGCAGcagaaggagaagcaggtggCCGAGGAGCAGCTGCGCAAGGTCCAGAACCTGTGCCTCTCCCTGGACCACGAGAAGTTCCATGCGGACGCGCTGAACGTGTGGCGGGACTCGCTGATGCAGCGCTCCCTGGAAGGCCTGGGCTACCACTACTCCCCGTTGGTCCCGGATTTCGGGGCCCTTCGCCGCTCGTGCGAGCTCCTGCCCGGCGTGGTGAGCTCCAAAGTGGAAGAGTTGGCTCGCGGGCTGCGCGCGGGCATCGAGCGCGTGGCCCGCGAGAACGCGGAGCTCCAGCGGCAGAAGATGGAGCTGGAGCGCACGGTGCAGGGCGCAAAGGAGGTGCAGGCGCGCGCCGGGGCCGAGGCGCAGGCCCGGGAGAGCCAGCTGCGGGCGGAGTGCGCGCGGCAGGCGCAGCAGTCGCTGGAGGAGAAGGCGACGCTGCGCGCCCAGCTGGACGGCCTGGCGCGCGAGCTGGAGGCGCGCAAGCGCGAGCTGGAGCAGCTGCGCACCGAGGTGGAGGTTCGCATCAACGCGCTGGACACCTGCCTCAAGGCTAAG TCCCAGCCAGTCGTCCTGCCGAGACTCACAGGCCCAGCTGCCCCCAACCCTCCACCCATTG ATCCCGCTAGCCTGGAAGATTTCAAGAAAAGAATTTTGGAGGCGCAGCGGCCCCCTGTACTCAACCCCGCGGCCCCTCCCAG